One genomic region from Prunus persica cultivar Lovell chromosome G3, Prunus_persica_NCBIv2, whole genome shotgun sequence encodes:
- the LOC109947927 gene encoding uncharacterized protein LOC109947927, with translation MNGIQQIALPVLGIVAAAAVTFYAVSFAELSEKSFRDLDEKDNEIVGYKPSPSSREKRSRRKAEKQAKG, from the exons ATGAATGGGATACAGCAGATAGCTCTTCCAGTTTTGGGGATTGTAGCTGCTGCAGCTGTTACCTTCTATGCTGTGAGCTTTGCTGAGCTCAGCGAG AAATCTTTTAGGGACTTGGACGAGAAAGATAACGAGATTGTTGGATATAAGCCATCTCCAAGCTCTAGGGAAAAACGGTCCAGAAGAAAAGCTGAAAAACAAGCCAAAGGTTGA